The following nucleotide sequence is from Gammaproteobacteria bacterium.
AGGGCGCAGTAGCCACCAGCGGCGATGTGCGCCGCTATGTACTTAAAAACGGCGTTCGCTACGGTCATATCCTCAACCCGAAAACCGGTTGGCCTGAAACGCAAGCCCCGCGCAGCATCACGGTCGCGGCACCCACGTGTTCCCAAGCCGGCGTTCTATCCACTCTTGCCATGCTACAAGGCGAACAGGCCGAAAGTTTTCTATCCGCACAACAAGTCCAATATTGGTGTTTGCGCTAAACGCCAGGCCCAGCTTATCCAGCCTGCCGCACCAGGTTCGAACCGTATTGCTGTAATTGCTGCAATAACTGCGCTATATGATCCACCTGGTGATTATCCACCGCCTGCATCAGGTCTTTGGCAAAATGTGACAACTGAGGAAATCCAAAGGAACCACCGGCACCTTTAAGCTTATGCGCCTTAGCTCTTAAGGTGGCAAAGTCTTGATCACGTGCACAATGCTGCAACTCCTCTATCGCGGTAGTGAGATTACCCAGGAACTCTTGCACCAACGCTTCAAATTCATCATCCCTTTCATTCTCTACCGCAATAACGTTTGGCACTGTATGGGGCAAGAATTCGCTCAAAGCCTGTTGCAATTGCTCTAAATCCACGGGTTTGGTTAAATATTCCTGGGCTCCGGCCTGCAAACAATCGGAACGATTTTGTTTTAAGGCATTGGCGGATAATACAATGATTGGCTTCTTATAACCTTTAGCCCGCAATTGACGAATAGCCTGTAGTCCATCAACCTGGGGCATGTGCATATCCATAAGGATCAAGTCAAAGTCCCGGCGCAATGCCGCATCACATGCCTGAGCACCATCACCTACGATTGTGGGGGTAATCCCCATACGTTTTAGATACATACGAATCAAAGCCTGAATATCACTGCTGTCTTCCGCCAACAATACCTTGGCGTTAAAAGACCGTGAAACCCGGGTTGGGCCCAGTATCCCGGAACGGTCCTCATCTTCATAAATAAGTTCTGCGTGCTCCAAGCCGGTATCTATGGTGACTTCAAAAACCGAACCGCGGTGAATTTCGCTTTGGCAACTTATGTCACCCCCTAAATCGCGGGCAATTTGTCGGGAGATGGCCAAACCCAAACCGGTACCGCCATAACGCCGTGTGGTGGAACTATCGGCCTGTTGAAACACCTTAAAAATCCCCCCCATTTGTTCAGCGCTCATGCCTATGCCGGTATCTGCAACCTTAAATTGAATCTTGTGCGGCTCGCTGAGATAAACAACGGTTATCGTGATCCCACCCCGATGGGTGAATTTCAAAGCGTTGCTGCACAAATTCAGCAAGATCTGTTTTAAGCGGGTGGGATCTGTTTTAATAAAGCGCGGTAAGGGAAATTCAAAGCGGGTGGTCAGTGCTAAACCCTCGCTACGGGCTTTTTCTCCGATGATTCCCAACACATCGTCAACGACTTTCACCGGACTGACGTCGAGAATCTCGTAATCTATGCTACCAATTTCTATTTTACTGATATCCAATATGTCATTAATGATATCAAATAAGTGCAAACTGCTCTGGTGAATGGAATCCACTGCGATTTGCTGCTCATCCCGGCTTAACTGCAAATTGGCCAGCGTATCGGAGAAACCAATAATGGTTGTCAAGGGTGTGCGAATCTCATGGCTCATGTTGGCCAAAAACTCCGTTTTT
It contains:
- a CDS encoding ATP-binding protein produces the protein MDAGQKHLGQILRLGFGLILVLNLMLGIVGLSQLHRVRAGMAEVVEVNNAKMEYAYAMRDAIRLRALSTTKILATEDYFERDEELIKFYGYAAQYRDARDKLVMLGLNPEEAELHQQLTERTRKAQPLNRAAAEMLQQDVSEAEYRDTLKAARVEQDKVLALLERAIALEKRFTEEALRTARHQSNLTIGILLLAGLFIILLEAYVAKVVIRFVSQKNRDLAMKNEELAYASIRADEATRAKTEFLANMSHEIRTPLTTIIGFSDTLANLQLSRDEQQIAVDSIHQSSLHLFDIINDILDISKIEIGSIDYEILDVSPVKVVDDVLGIIGEKARSEGLALTTRFEFPLPRFIKTDPTRLKQILLNLCSNALKFTHRGGITITVVYLSEPHKIQFKVADTGIGMSAEQMGGIFKVFQQADSSTTRRYGGTGLGLAISRQIARDLGGDISCQSEIHRGSVFEVTIDTGLEHAELIYEDEDRSGILGPTRVSRSFNAKVLLAEDSSDIQALIRMYLKRMGITPTIVGDGAQACDAALRRDFDLILMDMHMPQVDGLQAIRQLRAKGYKKPIIVLSANALKQNRSDCLQAGAQEYLTKPVDLEQLQQALSEFLPHTVPNVIAVENERDDEFEALVQEFLGNLTTAIEELQHCARDQDFATLRAKAHKLKGAGGSFGFPQLSHFAKDLMQAVDNHQVDHIAQLLQQLQQYGSNLVRQAG